The Setaria italica strain Yugu1 chromosome VIII, Setaria_italica_v2.0, whole genome shotgun sequence genome includes the window gtgattcggaatccctttgtaggttaactcttaaccgtacgtagcatggccatgcattttcggatccgatcactcgaggggcccagagatatcactctcaatcagagaggggcaaatcccatcttgattgaccatgtctcatagcatgcttcttgacaaacccgaaagctatctttataactaccctgttacggcgtagcgtttgatagcccctaagtaggtcgatccacatctagaatacatgcgacaatctcaggtctaaggacaaagcgtatatgttgtttaaagagagaactacttctcgtgctgggtcagtcctaacacatgtctccacatgtgtccacattattagttcaacatctccatgtccatgacttgtgaaacatagtcatcaactaatacatgtgctagtctaatattcatgtgtgtcctcacatgaactccgactaaggacaactttagaataaccatacaagtaaagagtttcacatacaattcacataattgcaaatcaattcaagtagcctttaatggatattcaatgaacacaatatacaaatcatggatacaaatggaatatcatcatctctatgattgcctctagggcatacctccaacagttttttcttttaggGTGCCAGAATCGAGACCTGTCGTCCTTCTTATCCATCGTCTGcctctattcttcttcttgttgttcccattggcacAAACGATGGATTCTTCGcttctgggatttggtcaagccgtcggggcaccatctggggttcaccgtCTTGACCGGCGGTCTTGCATGCTCCTAGTCTGGTTCTCGtactagggggttttcatcagACATTTTGGCATCGGCCATCTTCtctagccgatcatgtgcgctggCCGTGCCCCCCAGTCATTCGTGGTGGTCAACtctaccccccagccgatcatacTATTCAACTCTACCCCCCAGCTGATCACGCACGGAAACACGCCGATCTTCTTGTTCGCACCAGtatctgctgatcggctctaatCCTCGATCCCTGGAGCACGACCTCTTGAATGGGCGATCGCTTCAATACTGTCCGCTGCACTCGGAgcaattatcggctgatggtaacctgaggttcttctcccagcagtggataAAAAATAGGCACcaccagtgatcttcgtgtcggcgcatcattTCTTCGCGATGTCTCGAACTTTCTTGCTGCCGCTGATACTTGCTGAGTAAGTATTAGGAGGTGATAGGTCTATGTGATCTCTCTGATCTTTCACCCTCATCTTCCACCtgtccttttcctttgacatcctcgaccgtggcctgatttctggggtctacggcgccgcttCTCTTAGCTgattctgatgtcagcaccttggtctagAGTGCGTTTCTTCACGCATCgaccatgttagtagggaaaggatgctgatcaatcttcattggctttactggctttgtcgggacttcgaacttgagtctgccttgctcaatggccgattgtatctgctgccggaagatcttgcactcgttcgtgtcgtgagacgtggcgttgtgccatttgcaatacttcatctttttgagctgctcggctgATGGAATCGTGTGATAGGGTGAaagtttgatctgcccctcttggagaagtaagtcgaagattttgtcagcctttGACATGTCAAAGCCGAatgcttctggttctttctttccgaacgggcatgatatcggcttttttccttttacccattctgctaggcgGATTTCCACCTCTTCCTCTGATTCAGACCCCTCCAAATAtaccaccttcttctgaaaattcctccgtTGGTCGAAAGGGCACACCTCTTGATCGGAcagtcggtggacgatctgacttAAGCTTTCAAACTCttgggaggcgtacttctctttgatgtgaggcaggagaccttggaaggcgatatcggccacctgagcgtcagtcaggactagggtgtagcacttgttcctgatctctctgaacctctgtacgTAACTGGTCACTAGTTCGTCGCTCCTccgcctgaggctggtcagatctgagagcttcgtctcgtggactcccgcatagaagtacttatggaactgcttctccagatcagcccaagtgacgatggaattgggcggcagcgtagtgaaccagTAGAAGGCACTGAGTGAGGCGGCGCTTGTGATTGGTAGCATGGCGCGCCATTGTACCCTAGGGGCATTGAAGcgttgtatcctccatgttgtgtcggtatcggctgaggagccaagTGAGATGTGCTCGGTAACACTGAGAAGCCTCTGAATGGAGCTACGATGGGTGAGGTGTAcgctggtccctgatacccctgagctactccgctgaccaaggaactgatgacggcgttgtataccgtgttggtcattactgaggattggtcgatcatagcctggtaaacggactgttgaatcatgtcaGACATCTTTCtcgagtcctcagcgatggtgatgtgGCGGGGAGTGGggagaggagctttcttgatggtctccccacTTCTGCtacgactaaaggattgcaagcatgtcttcctgtactcttctaggtgtcttgccaattcttccttctggtcgtccttgagatctgcttcagtaACCTCGATGATGTTGTATTCGGAGATCTcggcagccttcgacatgttggatgttgtttCTGTCCCACTGGGTGTGCCAAAAATGTGTTGGCGCtcaaaatcggccgatgaccctcagtgtcggacacacgacccgggagaatctgcttagctcctgttcgggttattgccctggtgcggttcgcgcggcgtgccagtcaatctcacatgttgattgacaaggaaagaaaagtgttAAATTCCAAGAGTATTGATCGGCTAAAATTCTAAtctatctcgaaaagcgtatcagcaaaTTGACTGATTTACtatagagatgaccggctatagggcagccgatgatcacgtagcgactgtaaagaaactactagagcaatttAAACAGcactacaaatgcaacacttgaaacagatctaatcggctatatggcAATAAACAAGAATAACAGTaatgaagccgacagttcgaatctcaagctggataactggtgataaaactagagcaatagataaaacctataattctagttaatatcgataactggtgaataaatctaaacaaaacgaaagtgatgcacccaaagttaaagcttagatattactcgataaacggaacttacaaatcggccggaaatcgtgttgatgcagccctgccaacccgtacgaactcatgaaagaaaaggtttttggcgaagtcgccgactcgaaagtaaagtgcgagggatatgtagatttgttgtattgattgatgtgttttacAAACCTCAAGAGGTGGcaatttatagcctgttacaactgatttcctaaccaactaggatctatctctaatttaaaataacgataaatatttacaaacacaactcgtatcggagttggttatcatatgccacgggccaaccttcttctttagctaatcttttctccagtccactttaggcccatactggccaaaTCGCTCCAGCCCCCAATCGACCAATGTTTGCTGACTCCTttcgccaatcggccgaaacactgtagctctaatcgaccgattcccaactgtagcttttagcttgccgcatcggccaatcttttccttccttgacgccgattcaaaataCGTGTCAAAATTCGGCGTCAACAAGTACTTTCTAGCCGCATGACAGTGCTCAAGtacatttgaagactcaacaTGATGTACTCAAAGACCACCAAAACTAGTCAGTGAGGTCTAAAAAAGTACTCAAAACTACTGCATttaactaaaaagtactcgggctCGTCGTACATACATCCTAGgcctaccagaaggtttggacagtcccagATACAAGGCTGGacacaccgagacgtgtcaggcATGGAGGCTACAATGcgggacggcgtagtctacgtggcaggacaggaactagtcgaggattaggaaaactactcgtagcaattagagtaggactcatctAGCCAAATCCAATTAGTATTTTTGtcaaacaaccgacctgtaaccctgtcCCCGGTAATATAAGGCGTGGCAGGGACatcctccaaagcaattcaatccaacgaacacacaggacgtaaggtattacgcaatctagcggcttgaacctgtctaaattgtgtgtatGTGTTCACCTTCGaattcctgatctcgacgagccccacaaaccaaacactacctcgggcacccccctcggtaaaCACCGGCTGGGGGGTTGGGTTCGATGCTTTTCACCGACTTAAAAGAGAAAGTTAGAGGTGGCGGGAGCCGCCGGCCAGGGTAGCGGGAGCCGCCGACCGGGGTAGCGGGAAGACAACAAAATGGTGGGTAAGCGGTGGGCGGGGCGGTGTGGTTGCGCCGGCTGGGGGTAGTCAAGGATGACGGCAGGGTGCGTCACGCTGTCTCGGTAAGCATTGGTGGGGGGCAGCGGAGGCAGATTTgctagccgccaccgccgccgttgaTGGACTAGTAGGCCGGCGCAGCGGGAAAGCAGGctggagaggaaggagatgccGCGAGCGAGATGTGGTGGTGCAGTAAGAGGAAGATGAGGCGCGGCAGGAGGAAGATGACGGCTCGACTAGTGATGAACCGTGTTGGGCTTTAAAGCCATCAGGTTATTTAGCTTCTATTTGTTAGATTGGAGGCCCTGCTCGATTCCGGTGGCTAGGTGGAAGAAATCTTCAGCTTGGTGGCGGAGAGCTTATTTTGGGCAGCAGTAGTACACGGCCCAAGCAGAGCGGTGAGCAACAACGCACGGTGTGGACTGCGTGCTGCAGTGCTGCCCATCTATTTTCAGGACCCAACCTGAAAGAATGAAATGTGTCATGTTATAGGGCCAAATGGTACTAATAAAGTAACCAGGCTGAGTGTAACAGCCCATTGAAAAGTATCGGCCCGGCAGTTTTGAGCAACTGGCAGCTGAGTGTAACAAGTTCGTGCTTCAGCTTCGAGCCTTCGAGTATGCTCCAGACGCTGCTGACCCCACCCGCCTTGCTGGCTTCCTGTGATTACCAGGCTAACCGTGCTGCGCCACGAGGAGGTCGTGCGGCGAGAGGGTTCCGGAGCTGTCGGCGTCAAGCTGTTCGAATTCCTCGAGGAACTCGGCGATCTCCTCCTGGCTGATCTTCCCAAGCTCCTTGAGCTTGTACAGCACGAAGTCAGCGGCCCCGACCCTATGGTCGCCGTCCATGTCCGCCGCCTCAAGGTCCGTGCACGTGgtccgccgccggagcacccaCCGCGCCagcgcccgctgccgccgctcagcGCCCAGCTCTGCCGCGTAGAGGAAGAagagcgccaccaccaccgtgcTCACCGTGATCCATGCCGCCGCGAACGCGCGCCCGGGTACCGACGAGAAGCTCCGGTCGCCGTACCCGAGCGTGGTCACCGTAGCGCACACGCAGTAGAAGGCGTCCACGGGGCGCATCCCCTCAACCTCCACCAGGAACGCCGTCCCGgacgcgagcgccgccgccagcagcgcCGCGGCGCTGTAGAGCTTGTACCGGACCTTGTTGGCCTCCATGTCGCGCAGGGCCCGGcggtcgccggcgcggcggaggtggagcgcgCGGAAGAGGAGCGCCTCCTGCTTCTCGACGAGGTAGTCGGCGGCCTTGCTGAGGAAGGTGCCCACGAGGGCGACGCCGGCGAAGACGAAGGCGCAGGCGAGCAGCTTTGCGGCGTCGCTGGCCGGGACAAGGTCGCCGTACCCGACGGTCGTCATGGTGACCACGCAGAAGTAAAGCGCGTCCAGCACGCGGCTCCAGGTGCGCTTGCCGGACATGTGGTCCATGACGAGGTAGAACGCGATGGTCCCGGCGAGGAGGTAGGCGAGCAGCAAAACGCCGACGAGCCGGAAGCTCGGTCGCGCGCCACGCAGAAGCTCCTTGGGCGGCGCGAACGGCGTCgagccgccggcgctgccgtgCTCCTGGTGGTTTGGGTTCTGGCGCCCTGGAGGAGAATCTTGCGCCCCGTCGGCCGAAGGCGCCGTCTTGCAGCGCCGGAACCTCTTCAGTCCAGCTCCCTGAGGCGGCGCCTTCGTTTGGCCTGCGTTAGTAGTGTCGCCGTCCTGTAACAGGGGCTTCTTCGCGGCGTTCTCCGCCATTAATACCGTTAGATTTCACCGGTGGAAAGAAGGGAAACAGCGAGCTGAAGGGAGGAGACGCTTTTGTGGAGATGAGATGAAGAATTAGCCTGAATTTTGAGATTTGCAGGCGTTGAGGATCCTACTGATGAGTGTGAAGTGTGGAATCGCTTTTATGCTCAGGTCACTCTCGAGGCTCCACCTGCTCTGCTACCTGTCAATGTCCTGCACAGCAAAAATTGACGGTCTCTTTCTATGGTATATATAGTAGTAGCTTTTATGCTTATGTTCTCTTATCCCTTGGAGCACGCGTGGTCTCAATAATCGGTGCTAGAAGCTTTGAACCCAGAACGTTCTAGCATCCTATGGTTTTCAAGCAGACACGCCACATCCTTATATGTAATAATTTCGATTGGGTGAAGATCATGAGGTTGACAGTCTCGGATTCAGATCACAACTTACATATGCAAGCTCTACGTAGGACATGTTGATGTTGACAATCTGATCTTCCCGATTAGAACAGTTCCAAATCCAAAGTAGTGTTgtgtagatttttt containing:
- the LOC101762936 gene encoding two pore potassium channel b encodes the protein MAENAAKKPLLQDGDTTNAGQTKAPPQGAGLKRFRRCKTAPSADGAQDSPPGRQNPNHQEHGSAGGSTPFAPPKELLRGARPSFRLVGVLLLAYLLAGTIAFYLVMDHMSGKRTWSRVLDALYFCVVTMTTVGYGDLVPASDAAKLLACAFVFAGVALVGTFLSKAADYLVEKQEALLFRALHLRRAGDRRALRDMEANKVRYKLYSAAALLAAALASGTAFLVEVEGMRPVDAFYCVCATVTTLGYGDRSFSSVPGRAFAAAWITVSTVVVALFFLYAAELGAERRQRALARWVLRRRTTCTDLEAADMDGDHRVGAADFVLYKLKELGKISQEEIAEFLEEFEQLDADSSGTLSPHDLLVAQHG